In the Piscinibacter sp. XHJ-5 genome, one interval contains:
- a CDS encoding DUF3014 domain-containing protein: protein MQQPIEHEPLVADGPRSLARGRAARSRSANQALILGAVAVLFALGYLSWWYWHGTQPPPRTEIERPVAGAVMPAVPPPAASAPVAIQHPIEPATEETAPVTLPLLTESDPFMAQALAQLVRAPKARAMLQTDSIVRRFVATVDNLGRAHASAQLWPVQPTPGRFTVRTQGEVAVIDADNGLRYAPFVLLVESVDVARASAMYRSAYPLFQRAYEDLGYPNGYFNDRLVAVIDHLLAAPEPATPPAVRLLEVQGPVQLTRPWVHYEFVDPKLEAMSAGQKLLVRMGPVNERRLKARLAALRAAIAKS from the coding sequence ATGCAGCAACCCATCGAACACGAGCCGCTGGTGGCCGATGGGCCGCGATCTCTGGCCCGGGGACGGGCGGCGCGATCGCGCAGCGCCAACCAGGCGCTGATCCTCGGCGCGGTGGCCGTGCTTTTCGCGCTCGGATACCTGTCATGGTGGTACTGGCACGGCACCCAGCCGCCGCCGCGCACCGAAATCGAGCGGCCCGTCGCCGGCGCCGTCATGCCCGCCGTCCCGCCGCCCGCCGCTTCCGCCCCGGTCGCCATCCAGCATCCCATCGAGCCTGCGACGGAGGAGACCGCGCCGGTCACGCTGCCGCTGCTGACCGAATCGGATCCCTTCATGGCCCAGGCGCTGGCGCAGCTGGTGCGCGCGCCGAAAGCGCGCGCGATGCTGCAGACCGACAGCATCGTGCGCCGCTTCGTCGCCACCGTCGACAACCTCGGCCGCGCGCATGCCTCGGCTCAGCTGTGGCCGGTGCAGCCCACGCCGGGGCGCTTCACCGTGCGCACGCAGGGCGAGGTCGCGGTCATCGATGCGGACAACGGCCTGCGCTATGCGCCCTTCGTGCTGCTCGTCGAATCGGTCGACGTCGCACGCGCGTCCGCGATGTACCGGTCGGCCTATCCGCTGTTCCAGCGCGCCTACGAGGACCTCGGGTATCCCAACGGCTATTTCAACGACCGTCTCGTCGCGGTGATCGATCACCTGCTCGCCGCACCCGAGCCCGCGACGCCGCCGGCGGTCCGGCTGCTCGAGGTGCAGGGGCCGGTGCAGCTCACGCGGCCTTGGGTGCACTACGAGTTCGTCGACCCGAAGCTCGAGGCGATGTCGGCCGGGCAGAAGCTGTTGGTGCGGATGGGCCCGGTGAACGAGCGACGGCTCAAGGCGCGCCTTGCGGCCCTCCGGGCGGCGATCGCGAAGAGCTGA